A stretch of Branchiostoma lanceolatum isolate klBraLanc5 chromosome 14, klBraLanc5.hap2, whole genome shotgun sequence DNA encodes these proteins:
- the LOC136448745 gene encoding uncharacterized protein: MDTTPNDIIVKVCCETYTEEDIETSKKLVHGLCSPPDRYKKRRGADRCSSNMLDILEVLHSTPPTEVPMFASVKLHLPAVDLTNFDVSLCLQEVRMVRQEMAVIREASQDNFRLRSEFTKAMEDNARSVENMESELASLRAEVQQLRDIKFDHMKDVPISQECRSYATVLSQDKSAPPPTPRLTGKQRQLTVAPTTTLASSPARPSVTDGNSGFTQVRRRRRGKAIVGRASNKGSLVVAKPRPVEVFVSRLSVETSAESLTQFLHDNEMELVDCEKLVTRFGSYASFKLVIGKADSEKILSPDFWPSGILVRKFYQRSAPRDH; encoded by the coding sequence ATGGATACCACTCCAAACGACATCATCGTCAAAGTCTGTTGTGAGACTTACACTGAGGAGGATATTGAGACCAGCAAGAAGCTTGTCCATGGTCTCTGTAGCCCCCCAGACCGATACAAAAAGCGACGGGGTGCTGACAGGTGTTCGTCCAACATGTTGGATATTCTCGAGGTTCTGCACTCAACCCCGCCGACTGAGGTGCCGATGTTCGCCTCAGTAAAGCTGCATCTCCCAGCTGTTGATCTTACCAACTTTGACGTGTCCCTGTGTCTGCAGGAAGTCAGGATGGTAAGGCAGGAGATGGCCGTTATACGGGAGGCCTCGCAGGACAACTTCAGGCTTAGATCGGAATTCACCAAAGCCATGGAGGACAACGCCCGATCGGTCGAGAACATGGAATCTGAGCTTGCCTCACTCAGAGCTGAAGTGCAACAACTTCGCGACATCAAATTTGATCACATGAAGGACGTCCCGATCAGTCAAGAGTGTCGATCCTACGCAACTGTGCTAAGCCAGGATAAGTCGGCACCCCCTCCGACCCCTCGCTTAACAGGAAAACAGCGCCAACTAACTGTAGCCCCGACAACAACATTGGCTTCCTCGCCTGCCAGGCCCAGTGTTACTGACGGCAACAGCGGCTTTACGCAAGTCCGGCGTCGTCGACGCGGCAAGGCCATCGTCGGTAGGGCATCCAACAAAGGATCCCTCGTAGTGGCGAAACCCCGACCTGTTGAGGTGTTTGTGTCGAGACTCAGTGTGGAAACATCCGCTGAATCCTTGACCCAGTTTCTACACGACAACGAGATGGAGCTTGTAGACTGTGAGAAACTGGTGACGCGTTTTGGCTCCTACGCATCCTTCAAGCTGGTGATCGGAAAGGCCGACTCTGAAAAGATCTTGTCGCCGGATTTCTGGCCCAGTGGTATCCTGGTAAGGAAATTCTACCAACGATCTGCTCCTCGTGATCACTAA